In Microbulbifer sp. GL-2, the following are encoded in one genomic region:
- a CDS encoding HlyD family secretion protein encodes MKKYRKYIFTAGVVFIALLSLVLQFWKYLNNPWTRDGKVQADIIQVTPRVSGQVVELPIKDNQFVNQGELLFQIDPRTYEAALAEAKAQYEEAIDTYNADRENILAYEARLRESSAAIDLAKSNINALDAEIIKARAEYERQRELLPQRATSVRSLQAAEAEYESSIEYRAGAEASLAESIAALEQSQADLARVRAQLGALGADNPGVRAALAMVRQAELNLEYTTVIAPVSGFVTNLDFRFGDQAVANQPALSIVDVSTYRVEGYFRETFIRRISPGDRAIVTLMAYPHRPLQGYVESIGWGIAQDDGTAGNDLLPRVNPTFEWIRLAQRIPVRVHLTETPELVELRVGFTSSVLILSDTASAEQDEAAHSP; translated from the coding sequence GTGAAGAAGTATAGAAAATACATCTTTACCGCAGGTGTAGTTTTTATTGCTCTACTTTCGTTGGTACTTCAGTTTTGGAAGTACCTTAATAACCCTTGGACCAGAGATGGAAAAGTTCAGGCAGATATAATTCAGGTCACTCCAAGAGTTTCTGGCCAAGTCGTTGAGTTGCCAATAAAAGATAATCAGTTTGTCAACCAGGGAGAGCTTCTGTTTCAGATAGATCCAAGAACCTATGAAGCTGCTTTAGCAGAGGCCAAGGCTCAGTATGAAGAGGCTATCGATACCTATAACGCTGACAGAGAGAATATTCTCGCCTATGAAGCCAGGCTACGTGAATCTTCCGCAGCGATAGATCTGGCAAAAAGTAATATCAATGCACTGGATGCCGAGATTATCAAAGCCAGGGCTGAGTATGAGCGCCAACGGGAATTGCTTCCGCAGCGCGCTACTTCGGTGCGATCCCTTCAGGCAGCCGAAGCTGAATATGAATCATCTATAGAATACCGTGCTGGTGCAGAGGCCAGCCTTGCCGAATCCATAGCTGCTCTGGAGCAATCACAAGCAGACCTGGCAAGAGTTCGGGCACAACTTGGAGCCCTTGGAGCAGATAATCCAGGTGTACGTGCGGCTCTTGCCATGGTACGCCAGGCGGAGCTTAATCTTGAATATACTACTGTAATCGCACCTGTTTCGGGTTTTGTGACCAATCTAGACTTTCGCTTTGGTGATCAGGCGGTAGCCAATCAACCGGCACTGTCGATTGTAGATGTCAGCACCTATCGAGTAGAAGGCTATTTTCGTGAAACCTTTATCCGACGTATATCGCCAGGAGATCGTGCAATAGTGACATTGATGGCCTATCCGCACAGACCTCTTCAAGGCTATGTAGAAAGTATTGGCTGGGGGATAGCGCAGGACGATGGAACAGCTGGTAATGACCTACTACCGAGAGTCAACCCGACATTTGAATGGATTCGCCTTGCTCAAAGGATACCCGTTAGAGTCCATTTAACTGAAACTCCTGAGCTTGTGGAGCTTCGTGTTGGTTTCACTAGTTCAGTGCTCATATTGAGCGATACTGCGAGCGCCGAACAAGATGAAGCGGCGCACTCACCTTAA
- a CDS encoding FUSC family protein, with protein sequence MHLSRNAKESIKIALSLVVVYAIAMSINWEKPFWGGFAVIVCSQANLGQSLNRAILWILGTLFALLGGWIIVALFPQDRWLFMIALSIWVAGCVYFLQRSKRQYFWMTCGYVILLLWDATGGDLSISYEEGILRIQESLLGIIVYGLIAVLIWPNCSREELHKAAIALLESHRIFADRCFSSIQDRKKVKILREKRVELLKADSRLRVAINDATSDSYEIWECRKQWDRFGYCATAVTQSLLKLEESLALSSDLGITKYLIGMRDYLREMSSRFKKVSFAIEEGKPVGSAQERVVRGNIEKVKELSTSETAGLAVTRRSLNDLEVESRALIYSVNDIQDPGASYLSDSGEGEVYWFGLFMPDPDRLANVVRVLVGIWISYLAYLFVPDMIGGLLVVLLITIIAIIAAVSPQIRLFETCLYTILVCLMSAPLYFFVMPKLPGYYSLGLMIFVWTFVISYFANKAFGAQSMIRTLVLIFPQIIFNFSNEQVYSFVVYTNYIFVLAIIFCILAISRNIPFTSHPEKNFKKNIDRLLSSAARLVVEGDVSPSKRYSIFYRLYILYHLNIVMISHKNILYWKEGIDKSHVRGMSEDQLKRIIDLLMLVANQVRILHGIDSSKMNLVATKRMLREAFIWRCLAAKILFYLSGKKRTINIESLRRGYKRIFDRANVDVSELMELRECSEQSKEGVSNFLYFLGVTHCINNYLAEFFRLSESVDWEFFCEERCL encoded by the coding sequence TTGCATCTGTCCCGTAATGCGAAAGAGTCGATAAAAATTGCGCTGTCCTTAGTAGTTGTTTATGCCATCGCAATGAGTATTAATTGGGAGAAGCCATTTTGGGGCGGATTTGCTGTTATTGTATGCAGTCAGGCAAATCTAGGGCAGTCTTTAAATCGCGCCATTTTGTGGATTCTCGGGACTCTCTTTGCTCTACTGGGGGGGTGGATAATTGTCGCGCTGTTCCCCCAAGATCGATGGCTCTTTATGATCGCGCTCTCTATTTGGGTTGCCGGTTGTGTATATTTTCTGCAAAGGTCAAAGCGCCAGTATTTTTGGATGACATGTGGTTATGTCATATTATTATTGTGGGATGCGACAGGCGGAGATTTATCGATCTCTTATGAGGAGGGTATTTTACGTATTCAGGAATCTTTGCTCGGGATTATCGTTTATGGTCTCATCGCGGTATTAATATGGCCTAATTGTAGTCGTGAAGAGCTTCACAAGGCCGCAATTGCTCTTTTAGAGTCGCATCGGATTTTTGCGGATAGATGTTTTAGCAGTATCCAAGATCGAAAAAAAGTAAAAATTCTTAGAGAAAAGCGTGTTGAACTGTTAAAGGCTGACTCACGTTTACGCGTTGCGATTAATGATGCCACTTCTGACAGTTACGAAATTTGGGAATGCCGTAAGCAATGGGACCGTTTTGGGTATTGTGCAACGGCTGTGACACAGTCGCTACTTAAGTTGGAAGAGAGCCTGGCGCTTTCCAGTGATCTGGGAATAACAAAATACCTTATAGGAATGAGGGATTATTTGAGGGAAATGTCGAGTCGTTTTAAGAAAGTGAGTTTTGCGATTGAGGAGGGGAAGCCGGTAGGCAGCGCACAGGAAAGGGTTGTCAGGGGGAATATTGAAAAAGTAAAAGAGTTGTCGACTTCCGAGACGGCGGGGCTAGCGGTAACACGCCGCTCGCTAAATGATCTGGAGGTTGAATCCCGAGCACTAATATATTCTGTAAACGATATCCAAGATCCTGGGGCCTCATATTTAAGTGATTCAGGTGAAGGAGAGGTATATTGGTTTGGTCTCTTTATGCCGGACCCTGACAGGCTCGCCAATGTTGTTCGTGTACTTGTCGGTATATGGATCTCTTACCTGGCCTATTTGTTTGTTCCAGATATGATTGGTGGTTTGTTAGTTGTACTATTAATTACTATTATAGCGATCATCGCAGCCGTTAGCCCGCAAATTAGATTGTTTGAAACATGCTTGTATACAATTCTGGTTTGCTTAATGTCTGCGCCTCTATATTTTTTTGTTATGCCTAAACTGCCTGGATATTATTCTTTGGGGTTGATGATATTTGTCTGGACTTTTGTTATTTCTTATTTTGCAAATAAGGCATTCGGGGCTCAGTCAATGATAAGAACCCTGGTTCTTATCTTTCCACAGATTATCTTTAATTTTAGCAATGAGCAGGTGTATAGCTTTGTTGTGTATACAAATTATATATTTGTGTTGGCGATAATTTTTTGCATACTGGCTATTTCAAGAAATATACCTTTCACTTCACACCCTGAAAAAAATTTCAAAAAAAATATAGATAGACTTCTGAGTAGTGCTGCTCGATTGGTGGTGGAGGGTGATGTATCGCCATCTAAAAGATACTCTATCTTTTATCGATTATATATATTGTATCATTTGAATATCGTCATGATTTCCCATAAGAATATTCTTTATTGGAAAGAGGGTATCGATAAATCCCATGTCAGGGGTATGTCTGAAGATCAATTGAAGAGGATTATTGACTTGTTGATGTTGGTTGCCAACCAGGTCAGGATTTTACATGGAATTGACAGTTCCAAGATGAATTTGGTTGCAACGAAAAGAATGCTTCGTGAAGCTTTCATTTGGCGCTGTCTTGCCGCAAAAATACTGTTCTATCTTTCTGGAAAGAAAAGAACAATTAATATTGAGTCATTGAGGAGGGGGTATAAAAGGATTTTTGACAGGGCGAATGTTGATGTCAGTGAGTTGATGGAGCTGCGAGAATGTAGTGAGCAATCAAAAGAGGGAGTGTCAAACTTTCTGTATTTCCTGGGTGTTACACACTGTATTAATAACTACCTGGCTGAATTCTTTCGCCTGTCAGAATCTGTAGATTGGGAATTTTTTTGTGAAGAAAGATGCCTTTGA
- a CDS encoding DUF1656 domain-containing protein, whose protein sequence is MEKIPHDVSIGGFFLSPVLVAGVLGVIAALVTARLLDRYRLSRYFANPPVVVISLSIIYSVFIGSIFVGI, encoded by the coding sequence ATGGAAAAGATACCCCATGATGTGTCAATAGGTGGTTTTTTTCTTTCCCCGGTTTTGGTGGCTGGGGTGTTGGGAGTAATTGCAGCATTAGTGACTGCAAGGCTTCTGGATCGTTATCGCCTTTCGAGATATTTTGCAAATCCTCCGGTTGTTGTTATCTCGTTGAGCATAATATATTCAGTTTTTATCGGTTCCATATTTGTGGGTATATAA